A window of Primulina tabacum isolate GXHZ01 chromosome 4, ASM2559414v2, whole genome shotgun sequence contains these coding sequences:
- the LOC142543207 gene encoding vinorine hydroxylase-like, with protein sequence MVVIFFISGLLLFATFQYISWRRNPKKSSPQNLLSPPQPPQAWPILGHLHLLGGDDHTCFTFSKLADKYGPVFSLRLGLQHAVVISSRKAVMEAFTIRDKSFANRPRNSPGEHLVYDSSAFGFANGLYWRDMRKLVSSEVLSTRSIEKMKNLRVSEIDLSIKELYFQAIKNQNPEPKPVNLSQWTEQMTLNIIVKTLAGKRYGSDPDGYVPEEVRIFRRLISDITNLTGQFVLSDVIPFSFLKWVDPKGYIKRMKKVSEELDGILEAWIDEHLRRRSSGEVRDEPDFIDVLLSNIDDRLEKIHGKTKMTIIKATIVNVILGGFDTTSVFLTWALSLLVQHKEAMHLAQKEIDSKIGKQRWVQESDLKNLVYLQAVVKESLRLYPPLPLSVPHEAVEDSELCGYFVPKGALLFVNLWKLHRDPQFWPEPEEFQPERFLSGQAQMDVLGQHFEYTPFGSGRRMCPGITFVAHVGNLTLARLLQGFDFVTPGDQKVDMSVGFGVTIPRANPLEVLITPRLHTQLYEG encoded by the exons ATGGTTGTCATCTTCTTCATCTCTGGTCTACTGCTATTCGCCACTTTTCAGTACATTTCATGGCGGAGAAACCCCAAAAAATCGAGCCCCCAGAACCTGCTTTCTCCCCCGCAACCCCCGCAGGCATGGCCCATACTCGGCCACCTCCATCTTCTCGGAGGAGACGACCACACTTGCTTCACTTTCAGCAAGCTCGCCGACAAGTACGGCCCCGTTTTCAGCCTCCGACTAGGGCTCCAACACGCCGTCGTCATCAGCAGCCGTAAGGCCGTGATGGAAGCTTTCACCATTAGAGACAAGTCATTCGCCAATCGACCAAGAAATAGCCCTGGAGAACACCTTGTGTACGATAGCTCAGCTTTCGGCTTCGCCAATGGCTTGTATTGGCGGGACATGCGGAAGCTGGTCTCATCCGAGGTTCTCTCGACCCGCAGCATCGAGAAAATGAAGAATCTGCGGGTTTCAGAGATCGATCTGAGCATCAAGGAACTCTACTTCCAAGCTATAAAGAATCAAAACCCCGAACCCAAACCCGTGAATCTTAGTCAGTGGACTGAGCAGATGACTCTGAACATAATCGTGAAGACGCTGGCCGGTAAACGATACGGCAGCGATCCCGACGGATATGTGCCTGAGGAAGTCAGGATCTTTAGAAGACTTATTAGTGATATTACGAATCTAACGGGGCAGTTTGTTTTATCTGACGTGATCCCATTTTCATTCTTGAAATGGGTGGATCCGAAGGGGTACATCAAGCGGATGAAGAAGGTTTCTGAGGAATTGGATGGGATTCTTGAGGCGTGGATTGACGAACATCTGAGGAGAAGATCGAGCGGGGAAGTGAGAGATGAACCAGATTTCATAGATGTGCTGCTTTCCAACATTGATGACAGGCTGGAGAAGATCCACGGCAAGACGAAGATGACCATCATCAAAGCTACGATTGTG AATGTGATCTTAGGGGGATTTGACACGACATCCGTGTTCCTAACATGGGCTTTGTCACTTCTAGTACAACACAAGGAAGCGATGCATCTTGCCCAAAAAGAGATAGATTCCAAAATTGGGAAGCAAAGATGGGTTCAAGAATCTGATCTCAAGAACCTAGTCTATCTCCAAGCCGTCGTTAAAGAAAGCCTGCGCCTGTATCCCCCGCTGCCGCTATCCGTGCCCCACGAAGCCGTGGAAGACTCCGAACTATGTGGTTATTTCGTTCCCAAAGGCGCGCTCTTGTTCGTAAACCTGTGGAAACTACATCGTGATCCTCAGTTCTGGCCCGAGCCGGAAGAGTTCCAGCCCGAGAGATTTTTGAGTGGACAAGCACAAATGGATGTTCTTGGGCAACACTTTGAGTACACTCCATTCGGTTCGGGCAGGAGGATGTGCCCTGGAATTACGTTCGTGGCGCATGTAGGGAACCTGACTCTTGCACGTTTGCTTCAGGGTTTCGACTTTGTGACCCCCGGAGACCAGAAAGTGGACATGAGTGTTGGGTTTGGAGTCACCATACCCAGGGCAAATCCATTGGAAGTGCTCATCACCCCTCGCCTACATACTCAACTCTACGAAGGTTAG